A genomic stretch from Setaria italica strain Yugu1 chromosome VII, Setaria_italica_v2.0, whole genome shotgun sequence includes:
- the LOC111257893 gene encoding uncharacterized protein LOC111257893 produces MDNMNYLPVRFQLGGEFVHHGETIDFMGGDEAWSYIERKKVSVCEIVANLKRHMIITDKDLAFLHWLFPGKELVNSLRPLYDDKECSYMLECTTGGAIANVYAEVVHENSEEEDDSDLENQVEEKEESGSEGDDHVISIPIAISSPSKDLERYISFKDWEGDDLENLEEDEEAKQYRRHVKMVKKGIKGREDIYEALVQARHQVPQLYVDEDLDVGNDTPYFDSSEEASYDDDEGPEISGCRRKSRFPRFDDATPLPIFQLP; encoded by the coding sequence ATGGACAATATGAATTACTTACCAGTGAGGTTTCAGTTGGGGGGAGAGTTTGTGCATCATGGAGAGACCATTGACTTCATGGGTGGAGATGAAGCCTGGTCATATATTGAAAGGAAAAAGGTTTCAGTATGTGAGATTGTTGCCAATTTGAAAAGACACATGATTATCACCGATAAAGATTTGGCTTTTTTGCACTGGTTATTTCCTGGAAAAGAGCTTGTCAATAGTTTAAGACCTCTCTACGATGACAAAGAGTGCTCCTACATGTTGGAGTGCACAACAGGTGGTGCTATTGCAAATGTGTATGCAGAGGTTGTCCATGAAAActcagaagaggaggatgatagtGATTTAGAGAATCAAGTAGAAGAGAAGGAAGAGTCTGGTTCAGAAGGAGATGACCATGTCATTTCTATTCCAATAGCTATTTCCAGCCCTTCAAAAGATTTGGAAAGGTACATATCCTTCAAAGATTGGGAGGGTGATGATTTAGAAAATTtagaagaagatgaggaggcCAAGCAATATAGAAGACATGTCAAGATGGTTAAGAAAGGGATCAAAGGGAGGGAGGATATCTATGAAGCTTTAGTGCAAGCTAGACATCAAGTACCACAGCTATATGTTGATGAAGATTTGGATGTTGGCAATGATACACCATATTTTGATTCAAGTGAAGAAGCCtcttatgatgatgatgagggtcCTGAGATCAGTGGGTGTAGAAGGAAGAGTAGGTTCCCTAGGTTTGATGATGCTACTCCATTACCTATTTTTCAGTTGCCATGA
- the LOC101786522 gene encoding transcription factor MYB4 — protein sequence MGRAPCCEKMGLKKGPWTPEEDKVLVAHIQRFGHGNWRALPKQAGLLRCGKSCRLRWINYLRPDIKRGNFSKEEEDAIIRLHEQLGNRWSAIAARLPGRTDNEIKNVWHTHLKKRLEPTKQEEAQREAPAAGGGGKKRRPAAPAKRSGARRAATDAATEAAAAAAPVSSPERSASSSVTESSVTEQGNTGSSSGFPKEESFTSSPPDAEEFQFDESFWSETLSMPLESFDVPMEPVDAFGAAATSSAVGAADDMDYWLRVFMESGDVHQELPQI from the exons ATGGGGAGGGCTCCGTGCTGcgagaagatgggcctcaagaAGGGGCCGTGGACGCCGGAGGAGGACAAGGTCCTCGTCGCCCACATCCAGCGCTTCGGCCACGGCAACTGGCGCGCCCTGCCCAAGCAAGCCG GGCTGCTCCGGTGCGGCAAGAGCTGCCGGCTCCGGTGGATCAACTACCTGCGCCCGGACATCAAGCGCGGCAACttcagcaaggaggaggaggacgccatcATCCGCCTCCATGAGCAGCTCGGCAACAG GTGGTCCGCGATCGCCGCCAGGCTGCCGGGGAGGAcggacaacgagatcaagaacgTCTGGCACACGCACCTCAAGAAGCGGCTCGAGCCCACCAAGCAGGAGGAGGCGCAGCgcgaggcgccggcggcggggggcggcggcaagaagcgcaggcccgcggcgccggcgaagcgCAGCGGCGCGAGGAGGGCGGCGACCGATGCCGCcacggaggccgccgccgccgccgcgccggtgtCGTCTCCCGAAcggtccgcgtcgtcgtcggtgaCCGAGTCGTCCGTGACGGAGCAGGGCAACACCGGGAGCTCGTCTGGGTTCCCCAAGGAGGAGAGCTTCACCTCGTCCCCGCCGGACGCCGAGGAGTTCCAGTTCGACGAGAGCTTCTGGTCGGAGACGCTGTCGATGCCGCTGGAGAGCTTCGACGTCCCCATGGAGCCCGTCGACGCGTTCGGCGCCGCGGCCACTTCGTCGGCGGTTGGCGCCGCCGACGACATGGACTACTGGCTCAGAGTGTTCATGGAGTCCGGCGACGTGCACCAAGAATTGCCGCAGATTTAG
- the LOC101786914 gene encoding protein root UVB sensitive 2, chloroplastic translates to MNILERMRGGGDGAAAPERPPRPEFWVEISESVSRLCSFDAAGSGGGGISVKVIQDSRPIHDKVVDSFLNKFFPSGYPYSVNEGYLTYTKFRALQHFSSAMLHVLSTQSLLFAAGLRPTPAQATAVSWILKDGMQHAGKLICSSMGARMDSEPKSWRILADVLYDLGTALEFVSPLCPQLFLEVAGLGNFAKGMAVVAARATRLPIYSSFAKEGNLSDLFAKGEAISTLFNVMGIGAGIGLASTVCSTTQGKLIAGPLLSAVHIYGVVQEMRATPVNTLNPQRTAMIVADFVKSGKVSSPAELRYKEDLLFPNRLIEEAGSVKIGQPLRRVLSPQLVEQLRATFPNEKFLLNQKSNKTYMVLEQSASGEDALRGWLVAAFASEMERSGVGSRDAVLNEAYEKMERVFPTFVSEVRSRGWYTDQFLDGNGSRIAFAKFQ, encoded by the exons ATGAACATACTC GAGAGGATGCGTGGAGGTGGCGACGGGGCGGCTGCCCCGGAGCGGCCCCCGCGGCCGGAGTTCTGGGTGGAGATTTCGGAGTCCGTCTCGCGGCTCTGCAGCTTCGACGCcgccggcagtggcggcggcggaatctCT GTAAAAGTTATACAGGATTCTAGACCTATACATGACAAAGTTGTCGATTCTTTCTTGAACAAATTTTTCCCATCAGGTTATCCATACAG CGTGAATGAGGGTTACTTAACTTATACCAAGTTCCGAGCACTCCAGCATTTTTCTAGTGCAATGCTGCACGTGCTGTCAACACAG TCTTTGTTATTTGCTGCAGGTTTGCGACCTACCCCTGCGCAAGCAACTGCTGTAAGTTGG ATTCTGAAAGATGGAATGCAGCACGCAGGGAAACTCATTTGTAGCAGCATGGGGGCAAGAATGGATTCCGAGCCAAAGAGTTGGCGGATACTTG CTGATGTTCTCTATGATCTTGGTACTGCCTTGGAATTCGTTTCGCCATTGTGCCCACAACTTTTCCTTGAAGTAGCAGGCTTGGGAAATTTTGCGAAG GGAATGGCTGTTGTTGCAGCAAGAGCAACAAGGCTTCCAATTTATTCTTCTTTTGCCAAAGAAGGCAACCTTAGTGATTTATTTGCTAAAGGGGAAGCCATCTCAACACTTTTCAATGTCATGGGGATTGGAGCTGGAATTGGATTGGCGTCTACTGTATGTTCAACTACTCAAGGGAAG TTAATTGCAGGCCCATTGCTTTCTGCCGTACATATCTACGGAGTTGTACAAGAGATGAGAGCAACTCCTGTAAACACACTCAACCCACAAAGAACAGCAATGATTGTGGCTGATTTTGTTAAG AGTGGCAAGGTTTCTAGTCCAGCTGAGCTGAGATACAAAGAAGATCTTCTATTTCCTAACCGGCTAATAGAAGAAGCTGGAAGTGTGAAAATTGGGCAACCACTTCGCAGAGTTTTGAGTCCACAGCTCGTCGAACAGTTGAGAGCAACTTTCCCAAACGAGAAGTTTTTACTCAACCAAAAAAGCAACAAGACATACATGGTTCTTGAGCAAAGCGCAAGTGGAGAGGATGCATTGAGGGGGTGGCTGGTCGCCGCATTTGCTTCGGAGATGGAGAGATCAGGCGTGGGTTCGCGTGATGCAGTGCTCAACGAAGCCTATGAGAAGATGGAGAGGGTTTTCCCCACTTTCGTATCAGAAGTTAGGAGTAGAGGATGGTACACGGATCAGTTTTTGGATGGGAATGGTAGCCGAATTGCATTTGCGAAGTTTCAGTAG